A part of Nitrospirota bacterium genomic DNA contains:
- a CDS encoding aminomethyl transferase family protein has protein sequence MKTSPLHEILMSLGATFSEAYGWEMPANYGNAVEEHINVRNGAGIIDLSHRGKLRISGKDRVMFLQKILSQDINKIKPSTGAYSTLLDVKGKMLAYMCILADEPPVNIPSPSRGGAELAPEEVIGGWGWALPDEGSFLLDLDPGLEEKVSQILNRFLFRENVKIVDVTEQYGLLSIQGPLSKQVLNKITQTEVAEIPVIPAIEDMQECSHINVIINGVNCKAVKTSFTGEDGYNLYCPSGNMTQLWNYILSAGVDFQLKPFGLNALETLRIEAGIPLYSIDMDEHTIPVEANLDKAISYDKGCYIGQETIARIKFRGHVNKTLIGFILDDDVIPQKGDKVIGIIENTEHEIGIITSACLSPTLNRPIAMGYIRISHNNPDEVIHIETNSKKLSAKITDLPFHRKT, from the coding sequence ATGAAGACTTCACCTTTACATGAAATACTTATGTCCCTCGGTGCAACATTCAGTGAGGCTTACGGATGGGAAATGCCTGCCAATTATGGCAATGCGGTTGAAGAACACATTAACGTCAGAAACGGTGCAGGCATTATAGATTTATCTCACAGGGGTAAACTTCGCATCTCCGGCAAAGACAGGGTAATGTTTTTACAGAAGATACTCTCTCAGGATATTAACAAAATTAAACCATCCACAGGTGCATACTCAACACTTCTTGATGTAAAAGGAAAGATGCTTGCGTATATGTGCATCCTGGCTGATGAGCCTCCCGTGAATATTCCCTCCCCTTCAAGGGGAGGGGCAGAGCTTGCCCCCGAAGAAGTAATCGGGGGGTGGGGATGGGCTTTACCGGATGAAGGTTCATTCTTGTTGGATTTAGACCCCGGCCTTGAAGAAAAGGTCTCACAGATACTAAACCGTTTCCTCTTCAGAGAAAATGTTAAGATAGTTGACGTAACAGAACAGTATGGACTTCTTTCCATTCAAGGGCCTTTATCAAAGCAAGTCCTCAACAAAATTACTCAGACAGAAGTCGCAGAAATTCCGGTTATCCCAGCTATTGAAGATATGCAGGAGTGTTCACATATCAATGTCATTATCAATGGCGTGAATTGTAAGGCAGTGAAAACATCTTTCACCGGCGAAGACGGATATAATCTGTATTGCCCATCCGGCAATATGACACAATTATGGAATTATATTCTATCAGCAGGAGTGGATTTCCAGTTAAAACCCTTTGGGCTTAATGCCCTTGAAACCCTTCGCATAGAGGCAGGCATCCCTCTCTACTCTATTGACATGGATGAACATACAATCCCTGTTGAGGCAAATCTCGATAAGGCTATAAGCTATGATAAAGGCTGTTACATCGGGCAGGAGACAATAGCGAGGATTAAATTCAGGGGGCATGTTAATAAAACACTTATTGGTTTTATTTTAGATGATGATGTCATACCACAAAAAGGAGACAAGGTAATAGGAATCATTGAAAATACAGAACACGAGATTGGTATTATAACCTCCGCTTGTTTATCTCCAACCCTCAATCGTCCAATTGCAATGGGCTATATAAGAATATCGCATAATAATCCGGATGAGGTCATTCATATTGAAACTAATTC
- a CDS encoding response regulator produces the protein MQLGVIYSSELAVVQINYLLLMINILIIDDDSVIRSLLQSFLSMKKYKVESVSNGIDALTAISVTKFDIVITDLKLKKFRGADLIKKMQVIQPRVKLIAMSGDTSFDTLPEEIRTSIALIRKPFRLEDVESIIQNLSVVQN, from the coding sequence TTGCAATTAGGAGTTATATATTCATCTGAACTTGCTGTTGTTCAAATCAACTATTTATTGCTTATGATAAATATCCTGATAATTGATGATGATTCTGTAATAAGGTCTCTGTTACAGAGCTTCCTTTCTATGAAAAAATATAAGGTTGAGAGTGTTTCCAATGGCATAGATGCGTTAACAGCCATATCTGTCACAAAGTTTGATATAGTTATAACGGATTTAAAGTTAAAGAAATTCAGGGGTGCAGACCTTATTAAAAAGATGCAGGTGATTCAGCCTCGTGTAAAATTAATTGCCATGAGCGGTGATACCAGCTTTGATACCCTTCCTGAGGAGATCAGAACAAGCATAGCACTTATAAGAAAACCTTTCAGATTAGAAGACGTGGAAAGCATTATACAGAACCTGAGTGTTGTGCAGAATTAA
- the recO gene encoding DNA repair protein RecO, which produces MPLVKTSGIVLNSRPMGELDRIVEIFSEDIGRIQGIAKGARSFKNRFGGSLEPFTYCRLNLFKKNNNTLHRIESADIIESFHTLREDLSLLLHASCMVDTLRKLVPLEDPNKFILSLLHKSLERLAAGDPADKMLSYYQIRLLHISGVGPRLDSCLKCSREIKYTRVTISVSEGGSICPSCTGRLTGKYTIVTGATMAVIRKWQATPMYHVSRFIIADDIKREMKELLETYITYVTGKKLMNVDAYLS; this is translated from the coding sequence ATGCCGCTGGTAAAGACATCCGGTATAGTCCTTAACAGCCGCCCGATGGGTGAATTGGACAGGATAGTTGAGATATTTTCAGAGGACATCGGCAGGATACAAGGGATTGCAAAGGGTGCGAGGAGTTTTAAGAACAGATTCGGGGGGTCATTAGAACCTTTTACCTATTGCAGGCTGAACCTGTTTAAGAAGAATAACAATACATTACATCGTATAGAATCTGCCGACATAATCGAATCATTCCACACACTGCGGGAGGATTTATCGCTCCTTCTCCATGCGTCCTGCATGGTGGACACATTGAGAAAGCTTGTACCTCTTGAAGACCCGAACAAGTTTATCTTATCCCTTCTGCATAAATCATTAGAGAGGCTTGCCGCAGGTGACCCTGCTGATAAGATGTTATCCTATTACCAGATCCGGCTGCTGCATATATCAGGTGTCGGGCCGCGACTGGATAGCTGCCTCAAGTGCAGCAGGGAGATAAAGTACACAAGGGTCACAATCTCTGTATCAGAAGGCGGATCAATTTGCCCTTCATGTACCGGCAGGTTAACCGGCAAATATACGATTGTAACAGGCGCCACAATGGCTGTTATTAGGAAATGGCAGGCCACACCCATGTACCACGTGAGCCGGTTTATCATTGCAGATGATATTAAGCGGGAGATGAAGGAATTACTTGAGACATATATCACTTATGTTACGGGTAAGAAGCTTATGAATGTAGATGCCTATCTGTCTTAA
- the era gene encoding GTPase Era has product MSDPVFKSGFVAITGRPNVGKSTLLNTILGDKISIVSDKPQTTRNRILGVKHLSGAQIIFLDTPGIHKPKHKLNEYMVKTALNTLDEVDLILFMTEAGVAPASEDSYIIELLKDVKKPVFLLINKIDRVKKIAVLPQIDEYRKVYKFDEIFPLSALKGENIDSLLDSLVKYLPEGPQYFPDDVVTDQPMRFIASEIVREKIFRNTYQEIPYSVAVGIEEFKEDETKNLASIRGIIFVDKDSQKGIIIGKGGAMLKQVGRLARLELEAIMGIKVFLELWVKVKPNWQSDDRILKMLGYKV; this is encoded by the coding sequence ATGTCTGATCCTGTGTTTAAATCTGGGTTTGTGGCTATAACCGGGCGGCCTAATGTCGGTAAGTCTACACTTCTGAATACTATCCTTGGTGATAAGATTTCTATTGTGTCTGATAAACCTCAGACTACAAGAAACAGGATACTTGGTGTAAAACATCTCTCGGGTGCACAGATTATTTTTCTTGATACCCCAGGAATTCATAAGCCCAAGCATAAACTTAATGAGTATATGGTAAAGACCGCCCTGAATACCCTTGATGAGGTTGACCTTATACTATTTATGACTGAGGCAGGTGTGGCACCGGCTTCCGAAGATAGTTATATTATCGAGTTGTTAAAAGACGTTAAGAAACCGGTATTTCTCCTGATTAATAAGATAGACAGGGTTAAGAAGATTGCAGTTCTTCCTCAGATAGATGAATACAGAAAGGTTTATAAGTTTGATGAGATATTTCCTCTATCTGCCCTTAAAGGAGAGAACATTGACAGTCTGCTTGACTCATTAGTGAAATACCTTCCTGAAGGCCCTCAATACTTTCCTGATGATGTTGTAACTGACCAGCCCATGCGGTTTATTGCATCAGAGATAGTCAGGGAAAAAATATTCCGTAATACATATCAGGAGATACCATACTCTGTTGCAGTCGGGATAGAGGAATTTAAGGAGGATGAGACAAAGAATCTGGCCTCCATAAGGGGGATAATATTCGTAGATAAGGATTCTCAGAAGGGGATAATAATCGGTAAGGGCGGGGCCATGCTTAAACAGGTCGGCCGGCTTGCGAGGCTGGAGCTTGAGGCTATCATGGGGATAAAGGTCTTCTTAGAGCTTTGGGTAAAGGTAAAACCGAACTGGCAGAGTGATGACAGGATATTAAAGATGCTGGGATATAAGGTGTAA
- a CDS encoding GGDEF domain-containing protein gives MKQKIKAYIFLIAVISVITYLFSEYYIRKIDEDVDFHNQRITILFSTHEVLYHIISIREGLYSLYYGTFKTDEPIRRNIKELDEGIENLSKSVGYIYYSGRDDELFRTYSHHVEVIEALYPGFIKKINAALTAAPGIEKENALKEAIEKSAGMEAILEEIEKFMDNEYKMVNKSLPAITADMRTIRNVSGSLLFVAVAFSAYFMFRSCSIFRKLQPVFAAIKKGDYSFKLDVDPGDACGNEIAEGINILVNKIKTGEDSSSSLAIIDPLTGAFNRRYFDMRINEEMNRSIRYSTIFSLSIIDLDHFKEINDTYGHQVGDIVLKELIVLIKENIRDTDIVARYGGEEFVIIYPCTPRSGVLTQIERLRTVVEGHKFIDMDRPVTISAGAADSAGKNDAAMIVQEADSSLYLAKRNGRNQCVIVGVTT, from the coding sequence ATGAAGCAAAAAATAAAAGCATATATCTTCCTTATAGCCGTCATTTCCGTAATAACCTATCTCTTTTCTGAATATTACATTAGAAAGATTGACGAAGACGTTGATTTTCATAATCAGAGGATTACTATTCTCTTTAGCACCCATGAAGTGCTTTATCATATAATCTCCATTCGGGAAGGTCTATATAGTCTTTATTACGGTACGTTTAAGACAGATGAGCCAATAAGGCGGAATATCAAAGAGCTCGATGAGGGTATTGAAAATCTGTCTAAGAGTGTTGGCTACATATATTATAGCGGAAGGGACGATGAATTATTCAGGACGTATTCACACCATGTAGAGGTAATAGAAGCCCTATACCCAGGTTTTATAAAAAAGATTAATGCTGCATTAACAGCAGCTCCTGGTATCGAGAAAGAGAACGCCCTTAAAGAAGCTATTGAGAAGAGTGCGGGGATGGAGGCTATACTGGAAGAGATTGAGAAGTTTATGGATAATGAGTACAAGATGGTGAACAAGTCTCTCCCGGCGATAACCGCTGATATGAGGACAATAAGAAATGTCAGCGGTTCATTATTATTTGTTGCTGTGGCTTTTTCTGCATATTTCATGTTCCGTTCATGCAGTATTTTCAGAAAACTTCAACCTGTATTTGCCGCCATTAAGAAAGGGGATTATTCATTTAAGCTGGATGTTGACCCCGGAGATGCATGCGGAAATGAGATTGCAGAGGGGATTAATATACTGGTGAATAAAATAAAAACCGGGGAGGATTCCTCATCATCACTGGCTATCATTGACCCGCTCACAGGCGCCTTTAACAGAAGGTATTTTGATATGAGGATCAATGAGGAGATGAACAGGAGTATACGTTACAGTACCATCTTTTCTCTATCCATTATTGACTTAGACCACTTCAAAGAAATAAACGATACCTATGGCCACCAGGTTGGCGACATAGTACTGAAAGAGCTTATTGTTCTTATAAAGGAGAACATCAGAGATACGGATATTGTTGCAAGGTACGGTGGGGAGGAGTTTGTAATCATTTACCCATGTACCCCAAGGTCCGGAGTATTGACCCAGATTGAGAGACTCCGCACGGTTGTGGAAGGTCATAAGTTTATAGACATGGACAGGCCGGTAACAATAAGCGCCGGAGCGGCAGATTCCGCTGGGAAAAATGATGCGGCTATGATTGTTCAGGAGGCAGACAGCAGTCTGTATCTCGCAAAGAGGAATGGGCGTAATCAGTGTGTCATTGTTGGTGTCACTACATAG
- the nadA gene encoding quinolinate synthase NadA, producing the protein MNTLKIFPIEDYLELTAGEIGKRIFAAKDALKSKLLILGHHYQQDDVIKFADFTGDSLKLSQEAAGSESEFIVFCGVHFMAETADIITEPHQKVILPDLTAGCSMADMADLYRVEKAWKEIANVSGEDSITPVTYINSSADLKAFCGKKNGSICTSSIADRVMKWALGQREKVFFFPDEHLGRNSAFKLGIPEDEIIVWRRDEPFGGNTEEDIRRAKVILWNGFCSVHMLFLPKHVEYFREKYRELGVNIIVHPECRRDVVAMSDLCGSTEYIIKTIKAAPSGTVWAIGTEINLVNRLKKEEPDKTIFFLSPTVCLCSTMYRIDPQHLCWVLENLIEGNIVNQVIVSDEEKRWAKVALERMLGI; encoded by the coding sequence ATGAATACTTTGAAGATTTTCCCAATAGAAGATTACTTAGAGCTGACCGCAGGAGAGATTGGTAAGAGGATATTTGCGGCAAAAGATGCCCTCAAAAGCAAACTCTTAATACTGGGTCATCATTATCAGCAGGATGATGTCATAAAGTTTGCAGATTTTACAGGTGACTCACTTAAACTATCTCAGGAGGCTGCCGGCAGTGAGAGTGAATTTATCGTATTCTGCGGGGTTCACTTTATGGCAGAGACTGCGGATATAATAACAGAACCTCATCAAAAGGTTATTCTGCCTGACCTGACTGCAGGCTGTTCAATGGCAGATATGGCTGACTTATATAGGGTAGAAAAGGCATGGAAGGAGATAGCAAACGTTTCAGGAGAAGACAGCATTACACCTGTTACCTATATAAATTCATCTGCTGATTTAAAGGCGTTCTGCGGAAAAAAGAACGGCTCTATATGCACATCCTCTATAGCAGACAGGGTAATGAAATGGGCGCTGGGACAACGTGAGAAGGTATTCTTTTTTCCTGATGAACACCTTGGAAGAAACAGTGCTTTTAAACTTGGTATCCCTGAAGATGAAATCATAGTCTGGCGAAGAGATGAACCGTTTGGCGGCAATACGGAGGAGGATATTAGAAGGGCAAAGGTCATACTGTGGAACGGGTTCTGCAGTGTCCACATGCTCTTCTTACCCAAGCATGTGGAATATTTCAGGGAAAAATATCGTGAACTTGGTGTAAACATAATTGTTCATCCTGAATGTCGCAGGGATGTTGTGGCAATGTCCGACCTCTGCGGCTCTACAGAATATATAATTAAGACAATAAAGGCCGCACCATCAGGAACAGTCTGGGCAATCGGCACAGAGATAAATCTTGTGAACCGTCTTAAAAAAGAAGAACCTGATAAAACCATATTCTTCTTATCACCAACTGTCTGCCTCTGCTCTACCATGTACCGGATAGACCCACAGCATTTGTGCTGGGTATTGGAAAATCTTATTGAGGGAAACATCGTCAATCAGGTAATCGTTTCTGATGAAGAAAAAAGATGGGCAAAGGTAGCGCTGGAACGAATGCTGGGAATCTAA
- a CDS encoding cytoplasmic protein has product MKQFEQFKASRLHCPRCKTAVPVRERLLLILPDGKLYDYLCVYCANSVGERRETDTKDVQIII; this is encoded by the coding sequence ATGAAACAATTTGAACAATTCAAGGCATCCCGTTTACACTGTCCGAGATGCAAAACGGCTGTGCCTGTAAGAGAACGTCTCTTATTAATACTGCCTGACGGCAAGCTCTATGACTACCTCTGCGTTTATTGTGCGAATTCAGTAGGAGAGAGAAGAGAGACAGATACAAAGGATGTACAGATCATTATTTAA
- a CDS encoding enoyl-ACP reductase, giving the protein MGLLTGKKGIVFGTANERSIAWAIAESLHKEGAELAFNFVGEALEKRVRPLAESIGSKIIEQCDVTKDEEIESFFNKVGDGFGSVDILIHSIAFANKDELKGGYVDTTREGFRLAMDVSVYSLAAVSRHAVPLMTGHDGSIITLSYYGAEKVVPNYNVMGVAKAALEASVRYLSADLGPKGIRVNAISPGPIKTLAASGIGGFRDMLNHAAQKAPLRRNISAAEVGKTALFLCSDLASGITGEVLYVDAGYNIIGM; this is encoded by the coding sequence ATGGGACTGTTGACAGGTAAAAAGGGGATAGTCTTTGGTACGGCAAATGAACGGAGTATAGCGTGGGCCATTGCAGAATCTCTTCATAAGGAAGGGGCGGAGCTTGCGTTTAATTTTGTCGGTGAGGCGCTTGAAAAACGTGTAAGGCCGTTGGCAGAGAGTATCGGTTCTAAGATTATTGAGCAGTGTGATGTAACAAAAGATGAAGAGATAGAGTCATTTTTCAATAAGGTCGGAGATGGCTTCGGTTCTGTTGACATACTCATTCACTCCATTGCCTTTGCAAACAAGGATGAACTTAAGGGTGGATATGTTGATACAACAAGAGAAGGCTTTCGTCTTGCAATGGATGTCAGCGTGTATTCCCTTGCCGCTGTTTCAAGACATGCAGTTCCGTTAATGACAGGCCATGATGGTAGTATAATTACGCTTTCATACTACGGGGCTGAAAAGGTTGTACCGAACTACAATGTTATGGGTGTGGCAAAGGCCGCCCTTGAGGCGAGTGTAAGATACCTCTCTGCTGACTTAGGCCCAAAGGGTATAAGGGTGAATGCCATTTCTCCAGGCCCGATCAAGACGCTTGCTGCCTCCGGTATAGGAGGCTTCAGGGACATGCTGAATCATGCAGCTCAAAAGGCTCCGCTCAGGAGAAATATCAGTGCCGCAGAGGTCGGCAAGACAGCGCTGTTTTTATGCAGTGACCTTGCAAGCGGGATTACGGGAGAGGTGTTATATGTTGATGCCGGTTATAATATTATAGGTATGTAG
- a CDS encoding HigA family addiction module antidote protein: MMMYNPPHPGEVLNELCLQPLGLSVTRAAKALGITRKTLSQLLNGHAGVSPIMALRLAMATDTTPESWLNMQTAHDLWQAKQKSKQLKVQRLEAA; the protein is encoded by the coding sequence ATTATGATGTATAATCCACCACATCCGGGAGAAGTATTGAATGAATTATGTCTTCAGCCTCTCGGCCTATCAGTTACCCGTGCAGCTAAAGCTCTTGGCATTACACGGAAAACCCTCTCTCAATTGTTGAACGGTCATGCAGGAGTAAGTCCGATTATGGCTCTTAGACTTGCCATGGCCACTGATACCACACCGGAAAGCTGGCTCAATATGCAGACAGCACATGATCTATGGCAGGCTAAACAAAAATCAAAACAACTTAAAGTCCAGCGGCTTGAGGCTGCCTAA
- a CDS encoding type II toxin-antitoxin system RelE/ParE family toxin, which produces MIRSFKHKGLEKFYLTGSKAGITVDHAKRLRLILGRLDASHEPRDMNLPGLRLHKLTGSLEGYWGVEISGNWRVIFRFQEHAVWDVDYLDYH; this is translated from the coding sequence GTGATTCGTTCTTTTAAACATAAAGGACTTGAGAAATTTTACTTAACTGGCAGCAAAGCTGGAATCACGGTTGACCATGCCAAAAGACTACGCTTAATTCTTGGTCGTTTAGATGCATCTCATGAACCTCGAGATATGAATCTTCCTGGTTTGAGATTGCATAAATTAACAGGCAGCCTTGAAGGATACTGGGGAGTAGAAATAAGCGGTAATTGGCGCGTTATATTTCGTTTTCAGGAACATGCAGTATGGGATGTTGACTATCTTGATTATCATTAA
- the trxB gene encoding thioredoxin-disulfide reductase has protein sequence MNEIRNVIIIGSGPAGLTAAIYAARADLKPLLIEGPQPGGQLTITTEVENYPGFPEGIDGPQLVMDMRKQAERFGTEFVYGEITSADFSKQPFVVQSGDKSFYGQTIIIATGASARWIGIESEKKLMGSGVSGCATCDGFFFKGKEIAVVGGGDTALEEAAFLTRFASKVSIIHRRDQFRASKAMQEKVFSNNKISVVWDSVVGEILGVEEGRVKGVRLKNVKNGSVTELSCEGVFIAIGHTPNTKVFKEHIELDEQGYIRLKGHTSTNVPGVFAAGDVADPHYRQAITAAGMGCMAAIDAERYLGK, from the coding sequence GTGAATGAAATCCGAAATGTAATTATTATAGGCTCAGGTCCTGCGGGGCTTACGGCGGCGATATATGCGGCTAGGGCTGACCTGAAACCATTATTAATAGAAGGCCCTCAGCCCGGTGGGCAGCTTACTATAACAACTGAGGTGGAGAACTATCCCGGATTCCCTGAAGGGATAGACGGGCCTCAGCTTGTAATGGATATGCGTAAGCAGGCTGAAAGGTTTGGGACTGAATTTGTATATGGGGAAATTACGTCTGCTGATTTTTCAAAACAGCCGTTTGTTGTGCAATCCGGAGACAAGTCATTTTACGGTCAGACCATCATTATTGCAACAGGCGCCTCTGCAAGGTGGATCGGAATTGAATCAGAAAAGAAGCTGATGGGGAGCGGTGTTTCCGGTTGTGCCACATGCGACGGTTTTTTCTTTAAAGGAAAAGAGATTGCTGTAGTAGGAGGCGGTGATACTGCACTTGAAGAGGCGGCTTTTCTAACAAGATTTGCAAGCAAGGTTTCGATAATCCACAGGCGTGACCAGTTCAGGGCATCAAAGGCCATGCAGGAAAAGGTGTTTAGTAATAATAAAATTTCCGTTGTATGGGACTCAGTAGTAGGCGAAATTCTTGGAGTTGAAGAAGGACGTGTAAAAGGGGTCAGATTAAAGAATGTGAAAAATGGTTCTGTTACTGAACTCTCCTGTGAAGGGGTTTTCATTGCCATTGGTCATACCCCAAATACGAAGGTATTTAAGGAACACATTGAACTTGATGAACAGGGATATATCAGATTAAAAGGCCATACATCAACAAATGTCCCAGGTGTATTTGCCGCAGGTGATGTGGCTGACCCGCACTACCGCCAGGCCATAACAGCGGCAGGAATGGGGTGCATGGCGGCCATTGATGCAGAGAGATATTTAGGGAAGTAA
- a CDS encoding TldD/PmbA family protein, with protein MTSRRRKASPLEAGRLPRLRVIRQVNCEGQERRGCNPILQTGVTLQELIAPLKNRIKDFFISYSRTLQHCYYADLRLEVNDTRWASAEDGKPKGSGRDEGGSFGIRVIAGNTKKSPGYYGRVFSLKDLSKIEPIIKEGLDHAHIRASANSRNKERLSQTLPEFAESLWSTELSPAEVNVDTVPANYKIKPDGVSPQDILVMVKESSERIKGSEGLIFNDVTAYTQSTGELFVSTEGALIDQYFCYSQGNVYVVASGKEGQQELYENVGDQRGWEALVEGINVHETGLSDFSMRVANDAIELSNAKAFRSTEKETVIVTDPYFNTLLSHEIIGHPMEADRILKYETAYAGRSWFFRNFNENYIGKQVASPLITTYSDPAIPGYGHYVYDHEGTKGKKVMHIEKGILKDFMNSRQTAALLGMRPNGSYTATDASLVPLIRMSTTVFADGDKDPKKIIGDISDGYYLWGMHTPSISESRENFSMSAIKTYRIHRGELKELYRGGGITADSMSFLMNIDAVGNDFKVYPIANCGKGQPMQTKRLGNGGPTLRGRARVVGSGK; from the coding sequence ATGACGAGCAGGCGAAGGAAAGCCAGCCCGTTAGAGGCTGGAAGGCTTCCGCGCCTGAGAGTCATAAGACAGGTCAACTGCGAAGGTCAGGAGCGAAGGGGCTGCAATCCCATCCTCCAAACCGGAGTTACATTGCAGGAACTAATCGCCCCATTAAAAAACCGCATCAAAGACTTTTTTATTTCATACTCACGTACACTACAACACTGTTATTATGCAGACCTCCGTTTAGAGGTAAATGATACACGCTGGGCATCTGCAGAAGACGGTAAGCCAAAGGGGTCAGGCAGGGACGAAGGGGGTTCTTTCGGCATAAGGGTAATTGCCGGGAATACCAAGAAGTCTCCGGGTTATTATGGGCGTGTATTCAGTCTTAAAGACTTGTCAAAAATAGAACCCATCATAAAAGAGGGGCTTGACCATGCACATATCCGTGCATCGGCAAATAGCAGAAATAAGGAAAGATTATCACAAACACTTCCGGAATTTGCTGAATCCCTATGGAGTACAGAGCTTTCTCCGGCAGAAGTTAATGTAGATACCGTCCCGGCAAATTATAAAATAAAGCCGGATGGTGTATCGCCGCAGGATATACTCGTCATGGTTAAAGAATCCTCTGAACGGATTAAAGGGTCAGAGGGTTTAATCTTCAATGATGTAACTGCTTATACCCAGTCAACAGGTGAATTATTTGTGAGTACAGAAGGTGCCTTGATTGACCAGTATTTCTGCTACTCTCAGGGAAATGTCTATGTAGTAGCATCCGGCAAAGAGGGACAGCAGGAACTCTACGAGAATGTCGGTGACCAGCGTGGATGGGAGGCATTGGTTGAGGGTATTAATGTTCATGAAACAGGTCTATCTGATTTTTCTATGAGGGTAGCAAATGACGCTATAGAGCTTTCAAATGCAAAGGCATTCCGTTCAACAGAAAAGGAGACTGTTATTGTAACTGATCCATACTTCAATACCCTGCTCTCCCATGAGATAATAGGGCATCCGATGGAGGCAGACAGGATATTGAAGTATGAAACAGCGTATGCCGGCAGGAGCTGGTTTTTTAGAAATTTTAATGAGAATTATATAGGTAAACAGGTGGCATCTCCGCTGATAACAACATATTCTGACCCTGCAATCCCTGGCTATGGACATTATGTGTATGACCATGAAGGGACAAAGGGAAAGAAGGTTATGCATATTGAAAAGGGCATACTAAAGGATTTCATGAACAGCAGGCAGACTGCGGCCCTTCTTGGGATGAGACCAAACGGCTCTTATACTGCAACAGATGCCTCTCTTGTACCCCTTATCCGCATGTCTACTACTGTGTTTGCTGATGGAGATAAGGACCCTAAGAAGATAATAGGTGACATCAGTGATGGTTATTATCTATGGGGTATGCACACCCCTTCGATCTCAGAATCAAGGGAAAACTTTTCAATGTCTGCCATAAAGACATACAGGATACATCGTGGTGAACTAAAAGAACTCTACAGGGGCGGTGGTATTACAGCAGACAGCATGAGTTTTCTTATGAACATAGATGCAGTCGGTAATGATTTCAAAGTATACCCAATCGCAAACTGCGGCAAAGGCCAGCCCATGCAGACTAAAAGACTTGGAAACGGCGGCCCGACACTGAGAGGCAGGGCTAGGGTTGTGGGGAGCGGAAAATAG